In one window of bacterium DNA:
- the ispG gene encoding flavodoxin-dependent (E)-4-hydroxy-3-methylbut-2-enyl-diphosphate synthase, whose amino-acid sequence MKEIKRKTKKVKVGNVYIGGNAPISVQGMTKCSTADINSLITEAKRMIRAGAEIIRVAVLNEEDIKGLKVLKDKINIPLVADIHYHKKLAFLAIENGADKIRINPGNMLQRDIKEIVKVAKEKGIAIRIGINSGSVKIGSNLVKSMVSSALDTLKLIEDMDFHNTVISLKTPSVKETVACYRKISELVDYPLHLGITEAGRGALAFSKSVLGIGVLLLEGIGDTIRVSLTEPSYKEIEIGKAILQSAGLRRFESEIISCPTCGRTQVNLKDVLRKVEKEIKALEEKYPRVKDLKIAVMGCSVNGPGEAKQADIGIAGGRGRFALFKKGVIISTYSEKTIVEKMLTEIRILLTKGEKWKS is encoded by the coding sequence ATGAAAGAGATAAAAAGGAAGACAAAAAAGGTAAAGGTAGGTAATGTATATATAGGAGGTAATGCACCTATATCTGTTCAGGGGATGACAAAATGCAGCACAGCAGATATAAACAGTTTGATAACTGAAGCAAAAAGGATGATAAGGGCAGGGGCAGAGATTATAAGAGTAGCGGTCCTTAACGAGGAAGATATAAAAGGGCTGAAGGTTCTTAAAGACAAGATAAATATTCCTCTGGTAGCAGATATACATTACCATAAAAAACTTGCTTTTCTTGCTATAGAAAATGGTGCGGATAAGATACGGATAAACCCTGGGAATATGCTTCAAAGGGATATAAAAGAGATAGTGAAAGTAGCAAAAGAAAAAGGTATAGCCATTCGGATAGGTATAAACTCTGGTTCTGTGAAGATAGGAAGTAATCTTGTAAAAAGCATGGTATCTTCTGCTCTGGATACATTAAAACTTATTGAGGATATGGACTTCCATAATACTGTTATCTCTCTAAAGACGCCTTCAGTGAAAGAAACAGTTGCCTGTTATAGAAAAATATCTGAACTCGTGGACTATCCTTTACATTTAGGTATTACAGAAGCAGGAAGGGGTGCCCTTGCATTTAGTAAGTCCGTTTTAGGCATAGGGGTATTATTACTTGAAGGGATAGGAGATACAATACGTGTTTCTCTTACAGAGCCATCATATAAAGAAATAGAGATAGGTAAAGCAATACTCCAGTCAGCCGGTTTAAGAAGATTTGAATCAGAGATTATATCCTGCCCTACCTGCGGTAGAACCCAGGTGAACTTAAAAGATGTCTTGAGGAAAGTTGAAAAAGAAATAAAGGCGCTTGAAGAAAAATATCCAAGAGTAAAGGACTTGAAAATAGCAGTAATGGGATGCAGTGTCAACGGACCTGGAGAGGCGAAACAGGCAGATATAGGAATAGCAGGAGGGAGAGGAAGATTTGCTTTATTTAAAAAAGGTGTTATAATAAGTACCTATTCAGAAAAAACAATTGTAG